GAGGGTGAAGCTGATCAGTGTGCCGACCACCATGGCCACGACCAGAGCGACCCAGTCGACCCCGGAGAGGTCGCGTAAAAAGTAGATGCCCACCGTCGCCGGTAACAGGATGAGGACCAGGAAGCGCAACATCTGCCCGGCCACCTCTGCCAGCCCGCGCGGCACACCGCCGTACAGCATGAGGCACAGCAGCAGGAGCAGCATGCCGAGCACCGGGCCCGGCACCGGCAGTGCGAAAACGGCGGTCAGGCCGCGGCCGGCGAGGTCAAAGGCCAGCAGCAGGCCTGCTCCCAGCAGCCAGCGGAGCGGTTTCTTCGCGAGCGCCATGGTGTGCGCCGGTTCAGTTTTTGCGGAATGCCTGCCACACACCGAACAGGATCAGGCCGACGAAGCCCACCGCGGCCCAGCCAGCAATGGAGAGCCCGAGCATGGTCCACTGCACTTCGGCGCAGTTGCCGTCACCGGTCAGCAGGGTCTTGATGACTTCGGCCATGGGGAATGCATCCACCATGTAGCTGATACCCGGGCCGCAGGCCGGCACCTGGTCTTCCGGCAGGCTTTGCAGCCACAGCTGACGGCCGGAAAAATACAGGCCGCCGATGGCGAACAGCGAGACCAGCAGGCCGTACAGCCGGCGGCCGATCTGGCTCGCACCGCTGGGGTTGTGCAGAAAGGCGATCAGTGACATCAGGCCGACACCGAGGAACATGACGCGCTGGGTAATACACAGCGGGCAGGGTTCCAGCCCCATGATGTATTCCATGTAGAAGGCGACACCGAGTACGAAGATAACGGCAAGAAACATCAGCAGGAAGGTGGTGCGGGGTGTCGGCAGAGTCATAAATTTATTGTCCGGATGGTGTCCGCGGATCGAGCTGTCGGCGGAATTCTTCGGCCTGGAGTGTCAGGTCGCTAAACAGTTGTTGAAAATCCGTTTCCAGCGCCGGGCGATCGGCGCGCAGCAGCGGCAGCACGTCCGCCAGTGGCTGGGGGCGTCGCAGGCGCATTCCGACCCGTTCGAGGGTGCGCTGGATAACTGCTACCTCGCGGTAGCCGGGTAGCAGTTTAAATTGCTCGGCCCTTTGAATAAATGCCCGTGCGTTTTCCGGGATCCATGGCTGGCGCGCGCGAAAGTTGGACCAGCAGTGGTGGGTAAAGGTTTCGAGGGGTTGTGGATGCCAGTGTTGCCAGTCGCGGGCGAGTAAGTGGTCGAACCAGATATCCAGGGCGATACCGCCGAGGCGACGCCATTCAGGCCCGAGCCGCCGAAGTGCTCGGAGGTAGGCAGGGTGCTGGTCGCTCAGCAGGTCGATGCGGCGGTGCAGGCGAATACCGTCTTCGATGGCCTGCGGGCGCTCGCCCTTCATGGGCCCCTTGACGAAGTCGCCGAGCAGCCCGCCCAGTTGCCAGTCCGGGTCGGGGCCTGAGAGGAGCAAGTGGGCCAAGTAGTTCATTCCTGAGTGGCTCGAACGTATCCTGTGGCGGCGTCGATCCCGGGCATTGGTGTGTGAGACACGCCGTGAACCCATCCATGGGGGCTCTGCAAAAACATCCTGTTTTTGAAGGTCTCACACACCAATACCCGGGATCGACGCCTAAGCATTAGAGTTCAGAGCCCTCTCTGACAAAACACATACTGTGCGTAGTACTTGCCGAGAAAGTCCTCAAAACTCCCGCTATCCGCGTCTTCCACCTGGTTCTGCTTTTCCAGCGACTCTTTCGCCAGGCGTTCAAACTCGACCTGATCTTGCTCGCTCAACGGGCGCTCAAGAAAATACTGCCGGTGTTGCTCGGCCTTGGCCTGGGCCCACTGGAAGAAAGTCTGCTTGTGTTCGTGCATTTCCGCCAGCATCTGTGCCGCGGGGGTGGGGACCTTGCCATCGATCTTGTCGCGCTGGGCGGCGACGGCGCGCTGGTAATCGTCGCTCTCCCAGGCGCGGTCGAGCAGTTCGGCCATCGGCTGGATCTGGTCGAGGAGCTCGCTGGCCCAGTCGGTGAGTTTGCGCTCGCGGCCGTTGTGCACCAGCTGTACTTCCGGGTCGCGGCCCTGATACACGATGCGCGCCTGGTTTTCCTGGATGGCGCGGTAGTCGGCGTCATCGGTCATGGGGCTGTCGCTGAGCAGGCAGTGCAGCAGGAAGGCGTCGAGGAAGCGCATTTGCGGGGCTTCGATTCCCAGCGGCACAAAGGGATTGAGGTCGAGGCAGCGCACTTCGATGTATTCGACACCGCGAGCGTCGAGGGCGGAGAGTGCGGTCTCGCCCATGCCGGCGGGGTTCTTGGGGCGGATCGGCGAGTAGAACTCGTTCTCGATCTGCAGCAGGCCGGTGGACAGCTGCTGGTAGTTGCCGGTTTCGTCCTTCACTCCCAGCGCGTGGTATTCCGGATACGGCTTGCTAATGGCGGCGCACAGGGTGGACAGGTAACTCGGCAGATCGTTGTAGCAGACGATCAGGGATTTTTGCGCGTCGCTGGTGTAGCCAAGGTCGCCCATACGCAGGGAAGTGGCCTGGGGCGCATACAGGCTGCGGCCGTCGCCATCGAACGGTTGCAGTTTGTGTTCGCGGTCCTGCACAAAGGTACCGCACACCGCCGGCGCGGCACCGAACAGGTAGATCAGCAGCCAGTAGTGCCGGCGGAAGTTGCGGATCAGGTCAAAGTAGCGGCGGGTTTTGAAGTCCTGCAGTGACTCATTTGTCCCGGACTGGTCGCTGCCGCCCTCTTTCTGCTGCAGCCAGCGCCAGAAGGTATCCGGCAGGGAAAAGTTGTAGTGAATGCCGGCGATGGTCTGCATGGCGCGGCCGTAGCGCAAGCCGAGGCCCAGGCGGTAGATGGTCTTCATGGTGCCGCTGTGGGAGCTGCCGTAGCGGGCCACGGGAATATCCTCGTCGCGGCCGATGCGGCCGGGCATGCTGTTTACCCACAGCCGCTCATCGCCAATCTGGCTGTAGGTATAGCGATGGATATGATCCAGCTGTTCCAGTGCCTGCTCCGGGGTGGCCACCGGTGGGGTAATGAATTCCAGCAGTGCTTCCGCGAAGTCGGTGGTGATGTATTCGTGGGTCAGCGCGGAGCCGAGACCCTGGGGGTGTCCGGTCTGGGCCAGCTCTCCCTCTGGGGAAACGCGCAGGCCTTCTTTTTCAATGCCGCGGCGGATGCCCTTGAGCAGGGCTAAAGCTTCCGGCTGGGCCAGCTCGGCCATAGTGAACGTCGACAAGGGAATCTCCTGTGGCAGCCGCTAGGCTGGTTGGCCGGATGCGCCGTTGGTGGACGCTCGCAGGTGCGGTTTAAAGGCAGTCCCGCCTAAATGGGGGCGCCGCCTCCCAACTCAAGGGGTTTGTGCGGGGCAGTGGCGGTGGCCTGGTGCGGTGACTTTCAATGCTCAGGCCTGCCTGGCGATGGACTCCGGCGGCTGGTCCGGCTGGATTTCCGGTGTGCTACCGGGAAACTGCTCGGGTTCTATCTCGGGTTGCGGCTCAGGAGCCACTTCCGGCGCCGGTGCAGGGTCCGCTTCCGGGTTGTGTTCCGGTGGTGTTTCGACCGGAGCGGGTTGCGGCAGTTCGTCCGGGTCACCGGCGCCCTGCGCGTTCACAGTGGCCTCGTCCGCGGACAGTAGCGGCTCGTCGCTCAGCGCTTCAGCGGGCACCTGCGGGTGCTTTTTGCTGTCGAGCGGGCACTCGAGGAGTTCGATGCGCAGGCTGACGTCGCGGGTGTTGGCCTCGAACATCTGATTGATGGCGACATCTTTGTGCTCGGTGCGGAACAGCTTGGTGCTTTCGCGGCCGTCGATCCACTCGTTGCTCTTGCTTAAAAACTGCTGGTGCTGATTGGTCAGCACATAGACGTGACTCATGCGTGGGGACATCTTTGCTCAGACATGGGGGCAGTTTAGCGGCGGTGGGGGGGAGGCTCAAGGATTGAGAATGAAGCCGGCACCCGGCAGCGTTGCTGCCACCGGGGCCAAATGAGCGATGCTTCAGATCGCATTCAACGGATAGTGTGCCGGATACGGCAGCCGCGCCGCGCCGCTGTCCACCGCGGCACGGGCCACTGCCGCCGCCACTTCCGGCAGCAGGCGCGGATCCGTAGGCTTGGGCAGGATATAGTCGGCGCCAAAACTCAGTTCCACGCCGCCGTAGCCCGCGCGCACTTCTTCGGGTACCTCCTCGCGTGCCAGCTTGCGGATCGCCTCGATGGCGGCGAGCTTCATGTCCTCATTGATACGGGTGGCGCGCACGTCCAGCGCCCCGCGGAAAATAAACGGGAAGCACAGCACATTGTTCACCTGGTTCGGATAATCCGAGCGCCCGGTGGCCATGATCAGGTCGTCGCGCGTGGCGTGGGCCAGCTCCGGGGAGATTTCCGGGTTGGGGTTGGAGCAGGCGAACACCACCGGCCTCGCGGCCATATGTGCCAGCTGTTCGGCGGTGAGCAGGTCCGGGCCGGAAACCCCGAGGAACACGTCAGCGCCCTCGATGGCGTCGTCCAGTGTGCGCATTTCCGTGTCGCGCGCCCATTCGCCTTTATAGGCATTGATGTCGCTGCGCCCGGAGTGAATCACGCCGCGGCTGTCGAGCATGGTGATCTGTTCTTTTCTGGCGCCTGCGGCAAGCAGCAGCTTGCAGCAGGCGGTGGCCGCAGCGCCGGCGCCCAGGCATACGATGCGCGCATCGGACAGTTGCTTGCCCTGAATCTCCAGCGCATTGAGCATGCCCGCCACCGTCACGATCGCGGTGCCGTGCTGGTCGTCGTGGAAGACGGGCACCGAGCAGCGCTCGATCAGCGCTTCTTCGATATGGAAGCACTCGGGCGCCTTGATGTCCTCCAGGTTGATACCGCCGAAGGTATTGGCGATCGCGGCGACGGTTTCGATAAACCGCTCGGGACTGGGGCAATCCACTTCGATATCCACCGAATTGATGTCGGCAAAACGTTTGAACAGCAGGGATTTACCTTCCATCACGGGTTTTGACGCCAGTGGGCCCAGGTTGCCGAGGCCGAGGATAGCGCTGCCGTTGGAAATCACCGCCACCAGGTTGCCCTTGCCGGTGTACAGGTAGGCCGCTTCCGGGTCTTTGGCGATTTCGCGCACCGGCTCGGCCACGCCGGGGCTGTAGGCCAGGGACAGGTCTTCCTGGGTGTGGGCGGGGGTTGTCAGTTCCACCGAAAGTTTGCCCGGTGTCGGCAAGGCATGGTAATCGAGCGCTGCCTGGCGCAGTGAGTCGGTCATCAGGGTGTCATCTCGTTGAATTGCAAGGCGGCCGGCGTTCTGTGGCTGGCGGCAGGTTACAGCGGATTTTTGATTTTATTGTGGGGCAAATGGGCGCCCTATCCGAGGCGCGAAGAATAACCGAGACGACCGGAAGTTCACAAGCTCAAAAACTGAGCTGAGCAGTTAATTCCTACTAATTTCGATAGTAAATTCGGAATCAGACGCAATAAACCAGCGTTTATTTCGTCTGTTTCGGGATGAATATTTCTCTCCTCGGTCCACCAGCCAGCCTTTGACCACTATTTTGCGGCCTTGCCAATTGCGCCCGTTCCGGTGGCCATAATCCCATTTCGGATCCAAACGCACCGCCACCGGACCGTCCAGCTCAAGCCACAGGTACCGGTTGCGGTCTGTTTTTTTCACGGTGCCGGTGAGCAGCACAAAGCCGCCGTCGCCGGGGCGCAGCTGGTCGGCCCTGAGCACTGGCCAGACCCCGGGCGCCCACAGGCCGCGCTGCTGCTCACGGGCAAGCTCCTCGCGGCTGGCGAGGCACTCGGCGAGGGCGAAGTTGGGCGCAATAGCAATATGGAAGGCGAGTCCGGCGGCGAGCAGAGCGGCTTCCAGGCTGTCGCCGCGATGGTTGTAGACGTGGGCCAGCACGCGGCCGTGATTGTCGTGGCGATCCCGGTCGTACACCAGTTCAAGGTCGCCCCCGGCCAGAAAGCGCTCAGTAAATTCCCTGGCCTCCTCCGCCAGTGGCTGGGCCGGGCGCTTGCCGTGGCGCAGCTCCGGTGTGTTGACCCCGATAAGGCGCACGCGGCGGCCATCCTTGAGGCGCAGGGTGTCGCCATCCACCACCTTTCTGAGGGCCACAATCTCGTCTGCCTCCCCCAGCACGCAGTCGGCCAGGGCGTGGGCAGGCCGGAGCGCGCCGAGCAGTAAAAGACAGGCGCAAAAAAAGACGCCAAGGGAAGCCCAGGGCGTCTTTTTTTTAAGCGGCGAGCCGGTCAGTGCCGGAACGACTTGGTTCACTCCGGTTTGCGGCTCGGAAGCGCTTACTTGGAGATGCGGCTGCCGAAACGCTTCTTGAAGCGGTCGACACGGCCACCAGTGCTCGCTTGCTTCTGCTTGCCGGTGTAGAACGGGTGGCAGTTGGAGCATACGTCCAGCTGCATGTCCTTGCCGAGGGTGGAACCCATTTTGAAGGTGTTGCCACAGGAGCAAGTTGCGGTAATTTCGGCGTAATTCGGGTGGATATCGTTCTTCATGATGGCCTCTTTTCGACACCGCCACCCAGTCATTTGCTGAGCACGGGATCGTCATTGGTGCAGGGGAGGATTCCCCGGGCTGTTTAAAAAGTCGGCGCATACTATCAGATTAGCCCGCCGATTCAAGCGGAAATGCGGCGTCGGAGTCAGGAGGTTGCACCGCTGGCACCCGCCGCGTCGATCAGTGACTGCAGTGCCGCCAGATGGGACTCCAGTGCGGACCGACCCACGCTACTCAGGCGGTACCAGGTGGTTGGTTTGCGCTCCACGAAATCCTTGCGGCTTTGCAGGTAGCCCTGCTCTTCCAGCTTGCGCAATTGTGCCCCCAGATTGCCATCGGTCGCCTGCAGCTGGCTCTTCAGGCGGGCGAAGGTCAGTTCACCGTGCTTGGCCAGCGATACACAGGCGCCCAGCCGGATGCGGTGCTCCAGCAGCGGGTCGAGGGAGGTCAGTGCCTTCATCGGGTTGCGCCCACGTTGCGCGCCGCGCGGCGGCTGAAGCCGGCCCAGCACAGGGCGACGCCCACGGTGATCCCGGTGATGGTCCACATATATGGAGGCATCAGCACCACCAGCACACCGTAGGCAACCAGCATCAGGAGGCCGCACCACAGCAGTGGTCGCTCCAGGTGTACGCCGGCGAGGCCATAGGCAATGCCCGTGACCAGCAGGAAATTGGCCCCGCCCATCTCGGGTGAAACGCGCCCCAGCATCAGCGGCAGGAAGCACAGCAGGAAGGCGGCGCCCACCAGGCACCAGTGCAGTCCGTAGCGCCGTCCCAGTTGCGAGTTATTGAACCCGTCGCGACGGCTCTGGCGGGCACCGAGCCACCAGCTGAACAGGCCACCACCGATGCCGGCGAACAGCCAGTAGAAACCGGCAAGCCGGGGCGCGAAGTCGGGCAGGCTAAAACCCACCGCAATCAGCGCGGCCCACAGGAAATACAGTGCGGGTATGCCACCCGTAGTG
This genomic interval from Microbulbifer sp. Q7 contains the following:
- a CDS encoding CidA/LrgA family protein — translated: MALAKKPLRWLLGAGLLLAFDLAGRGLTAVFALPVPGPVLGMLLLLLCLMLYGGVPRGLAEVAGQMLRFLVLILLPATVGIYFLRDLSGVDWVALVVAMVVGTLISFTLTALLLNSLIGRIGNTRGENTRVE
- a CDS encoding disulfide bond formation protein B is translated as MTLPTPRTTFLLMFLAVIFVLGVAFYMEYIMGLEPCPLCITQRVMFLGVGLMSLIAFLHNPSGASQIGRRLYGLLVSLFAIGGLYFSGRQLWLQSLPEDQVPACGPGISYMVDAFPMAEVIKTLLTGDGNCAEVQWTMLGLSIAGWAAVGFVGLILFGVWQAFRKN
- a CDS encoding ACP phosphodiesterase; amino-acid sequence: MNYLAHLLLSGPDPDWQLGGLLGDFVKGPMKGERPQAIEDGIRLHRRIDLLSDQHPAYLRALRRLGPEWRRLGGIALDIWFDHLLARDWQHWHPQPLETFTHHCWSNFRARQPWIPENARAFIQRAEQFKLLPGYREVAVIQRTLERVGMRLRRPQPLADVLPLLRADRPALETDFQQLFSDLTLQAEEFRRQLDPRTPSGQ
- the gshA gene encoding glutamate--cysteine ligase gives rise to the protein MAELAQPEALALLKGIRRGIEKEGLRVSPEGELAQTGHPQGLGSALTHEYITTDFAEALLEFITPPVATPEQALEQLDHIHRYTYSQIGDERLWVNSMPGRIGRDEDIPVARYGSSHSGTMKTIYRLGLGLRYGRAMQTIAGIHYNFSLPDTFWRWLQQKEGGSDQSGTNESLQDFKTRRYFDLIRNFRRHYWLLIYLFGAAPAVCGTFVQDREHKLQPFDGDGRSLYAPQATSLRMGDLGYTSDAQKSLIVCYNDLPSYLSTLCAAISKPYPEYHALGVKDETGNYQQLSTGLLQIENEFYSPIRPKNPAGMGETALSALDARGVEYIEVRCLDLNPFVPLGIEAPQMRFLDAFLLHCLLSDSPMTDDADYRAIQENQARIVYQGRDPEVQLVHNGRERKLTDWASELLDQIQPMAELLDRAWESDDYQRAVAAQRDKIDGKVPTPAAQMLAEMHEHKQTFFQWAQAKAEQHRQYFLERPLSEQDQVEFERLAKESLEKQNQVEDADSGSFEDFLGKYYAQYVFCQRGL
- a CDS encoding malic enzyme-like NAD(P)-binding protein; protein product: MTDSLRQAALDYHALPTPGKLSVELTTPAHTQEDLSLAYSPGVAEPVREIAKDPEAAYLYTGKGNLVAVISNGSAILGLGNLGPLASKPVMEGKSLLFKRFADINSVDIEVDCPSPERFIETVAAIANTFGGINLEDIKAPECFHIEEALIERCSVPVFHDDQHGTAIVTVAGMLNALEIQGKQLSDARIVCLGAGAAATACCKLLLAAGARKEQITMLDSRGVIHSGRSDINAYKGEWARDTEMRTLDDAIEGADVFLGVSGPDLLTAEQLAHMAARPVVFACSNPNPEISPELAHATRDDLIMATGRSDYPNQVNNVLCFPFIFRGALDVRATRINEDMKLAAIEAIRKLAREEVPEEVRAGYGGVELSFGADYILPKPTDPRLLPEVAAAVARAAVDSGAARLPYPAHYPLNAI
- a CDS encoding thermonuclease family protein, producing MNQVVPALTGSPLKKKTPWASLGVFFCACLLLLGALRPAHALADCVLGEADEIVALRKVVDGDTLRLKDGRRVRLIGVNTPELRHGKRPAQPLAEEAREFTERFLAGGDLELVYDRDRHDNHGRVLAHVYNHRGDSLEAALLAAGLAFHIAIAPNFALAECLASREELAREQQRGLWAPGVWPVLRADQLRPGDGGFVLLTGTVKKTDRNRYLWLELDGPVAVRLDPKWDYGHRNGRNWQGRKIVVKGWLVDRGEKYSSRNRRNKRWFIASDSEFTIEISRN
- the rpmE gene encoding 50S ribosomal protein L31, with the protein product MKNDIHPNYAEITATCSCGNTFKMGSTLGKDMQLDVCSNCHPFYTGKQKQASTGGRVDRFKKRFGSRISK
- a CDS encoding transcriptional regulator codes for the protein MKALTSLDPLLEHRIRLGACVSLAKHGELTFARLKSQLQATDGNLGAQLRKLEEQGYLQSRKDFVERKPTTWYRLSSVGRSALESHLAALQSLIDAAGASGATS